The sequence AGTTTATTTTTAAGACATTTAAGAGTCGAGCTGTTAATATACTATCCTTGATTCCCGAAACACTATGGCCACCGGCCAAGGCGATTAATCGGCCGATATTGGTAATGCTATGACCCTGCGTGCCCACTAAAATATCGGGATAGCCATCAAAACTAACATCAGCAATTGAGCGCACGGTATTTATTAAGAGTCCAGCATTATACTGCCAAAGAAGACTTCCAGAACTGCCGGAAAGACAATACACGATGCCGGATTGCGTGCCTATGACAATGTCTGGTTTGGCGTCGTTATCTAAATCGCCGACACTATCAACACTCCAGATATTGCCGCCGGTCGGATAACTCCAATAAATATTGCCGTTGGCGCTATTTAGGACATTAAAACTTGTTACATTCATTACATTAGCGACTGCAATGCCCGGCCGATTTTGGGAAATAAGATCTCGGATTGGCATTAATTTTACCACCAGACCACCAACATTAGTTGCCCACAAAAGCCCACCATTAGCCCCTGAAAGACAGCGCACATACCCGTCCCATGAACCCGCGGCCACTTCCCATTTACCATCACCATTTATGTCGGGAATTGCAATTACGGCCTGGACATCGCCATTGCATTGATATTGCCAAATTGGATTTGTCACCATGCCGGTTGATGCGCCACTGATACAAAATACTCGCTTATCATAACTATTGCCCCACGCCCCGGCGATTACATCAGGCACACCGTCGTTATTAACATCCGGAATCCAATTAACACAACCGATGGCATCTAAAGCTCGAAATTGCCAGATTACACCACCCGTAGCTCCATTAAAACAATACACACTTCTTGGTCCACCACCGGCCGTCTGATTACCGCTGACCCCGGCTAACACTTCACCAATGCCATCGCCAGTAATATCAGGCATCGCTTTTACCGAGTAGACCCAACCACCTTCACCATCATATGCTCGAGTATCATAAAACCAGATAATATTTCCATTTCGACCGTTTAGCACATACACCTTTCGATCGCCCCAGGCCGTACCTAAAATAATATCTCGAATCCCATCGCGGTTGTAATCATCTCCTAATGTTAAACAGTCATCACCCCAGGCGCCGGTAAAATCTGAGCTACCAACTTGCCAGATAGTAACACCGGTGCCCGAGCTATTAGCCCAAAAGCTCCGCAGATGCTTTCGGCCGTACATTTCAGTCCCATAGGCTTCAGCACAGACATCTAGGATGCCGTCGTTATTTATATCATCGATTTGAGCCACACAAATTACGTCATCCTCAAACTCATAATCCCACAACACCTCGCCTCCAGCACTTACTATGTTAGATATGCCGATAGCTTCAAGTAGAATACTAGTTGGTGAAGTGGGACTATTAGAATAAATTCGTAATTCACCCTGATAATTACCAAGACTAGCTGGCCGGGTGATTATTTGAACATAACATGTTTCAAGACAAGTTAGAGACCGGGGTAAGGTAAGTCCAAAGTAAAAGAAACGGGTATTGCTAAAACATAATGAATCAATTTGGAGCACTTGATAACCCTGATTAACTATTCGCAAATAAAAATCCTTAACACAATTCAATCGAACATTTCCATAATTGTATGTGGTAAAATTTACGGCCAGCGTTGGAGCTAAATATACTCCCCGACCGCTCAGGGTTACGTACACTGTTTCACGCACTGGGTCATTACTTATTATCCCTAAGTTGCCTACATAATCACCAAATTGAGTGGGCGAAAATGTTACATTAAGAATTGTGCTTTGAGAAGGTAATATTCGTAAAGGAAATGTTGTATATGCATAGCTAAAAGCCGGATTGGTGGAAAATATGGTATCAACTGTTAAGGTATCAGTCCCAATATTATTTATTGTCACATTAAAGCTGCTGGTGCTACCAATTGGTACATTTGAGAAATTATAACTAGTTGGCGAAACCGAAATTACCGGTGTGCCACCACCCGTTAAGTTTATTTGATATAGTACTTTGCCGGTTGGTGAAGTGCCATTGGCCAACACCCAAAGATATCTGCCATCCCAAGCTAACCCAAAAGGTCTTGTTCCCGGAGAATTTATTGAATCGACAATAATTTTTTGGATGACATCGATCTTATATACTCGATGTCCGCCGCCGTAGTTGCCGTCATTACATAACCAAAGATAATTACCATCCCAGGTAGCACCCCAGATCTGGGGAAGATTTGGTAGTTCGATACTGTCTAACGCATTGCCGGTAGATTTATTTATTTTATATACCCGACCATCTGGATTATAATACACTCCATGCCACAAAGCATCTCCATCATTAGCCAGACCAGCCATATATTCTCTTTGTGCCTTTATTGCCTGGCGGCGTAGCCCGGTTATAGTGTCAATAAACCATATTGAGTCTGTGCCAGGAAAATGATCAGCCACCCAAAGTCCACCACCCAATATGGTATCAAAAGCTAATCCGTAGCAATCAGCGTAGTTGCGCCAGAAGATCCGTCTTAGGATAGTGCCATCTTCGGGATTTACCTTATATATTGTATCACCATTAGTTCCATAAGCCCCGCACCAAAGTGCTCGACCATCCCAACACAGGCCAGAGGCGTTTCTTGGTGCGGGAACGGCATGAATAACACTTTGAGCAAATATTATTGAGAAGCTTACAAAGAGGGTTATAATTAGTCTGAGCACTTTGCCTGATTGTTGCTTTTATCTTTTTTACAACAGCGATACCGATAACCACCCTTTATGCCGGAAAGAATTCCGATAATAATTGCAACTTTTAAAGCTCCAAGCCAAGACAGTTCTCGAACAATAAAACCATTTTCCACTGCCTTAGGAAAAAGTTCCGGCACAATCCAACTCCATAAGACTTTTATTAAGAAAAGCGAAACGACAAAGCCAATAACTGCTGCTAAAATCACCCCGATGATTATTTTAGTAGTTTTCATTGATTGTTCCCAGTTTATTTATATTTTATCGGCGACTAGGCCGGTCAAATCCACCAAATAGGATATTGAGGGATACATAGAGTCCTTTAAGCGTAAAGTCCGGCCCATTAATCCGACCATAATCTTCATGTTCCCAGGAGCTTGAAAGTGCTGAATAGAGATAACCGGTTTTTAAGGAAAGCCCACTGAATTTTAATGGTATATCAATACCTAGTCCTGGATATAAAATCATACCTCCTTTGGAAACCTTACTAGAGCCAAAGGTGCTATATGTACCTAAGATATCATCAAGAGTGGATGGCCGATTGTAAAGTGGGGTAATCTTTAATGTTATACCGCCACCGCCGATTCCCAAAAGCGGCGTCACAAGTAATCTTTTAGTATAAAT comes from candidate division WOR-3 bacterium and encodes:
- a CDS encoding choice-of-anchor D domain-containing protein; translated protein: MLRLIITLFVSFSIIFAQSVIHAVPAPRNASGLCWDGRALWCGAYGTNGDTIYKVNPEDGTILRRIFWRNYADCYGLAFDTILGGGLWVADHFPGTDSIWFIDTITGLRRQAIKAQREYMAGLANDGDALWHGVYYNPDGRVYKINKSTGNALDSIELPNLPQIWGATWDGNYLWLCNDGNYGGGHRVYKIDVIQKIIVDSINSPGTRPFGLAWDGRYLWVLANGTSPTGKVLYQINLTGGGTPVISVSPTSYNFSNVPIGSTSSFNVTINNIGTDTLTVDTIFSTNPAFSYAYTTFPLRILPSQSTILNVTFSPTQFGDYVGNLGIISNDPVRETVYVTLSGRGVYLAPTLAVNFTTYNYGNVRLNCVKDFYLRIVNQGYQVLQIDSLCFSNTRFFYFGLTLPRSLTCLETCYVQIITRPASLGNYQGELRIYSNSPTSPTSILLEAIGISNIVSAGGEVLWDYEFEDDVICVAQIDDINNDGILDVCAEAYGTEMYGRKHLRSFWANSSGTGVTIWQVGSSDFTGAWGDDCLTLGDDYNRDGIRDIILGTAWGDRKVYVLNGRNGNIIWFYDTRAYDGEGGWVYSVKAMPDITGDGIGEVLAGVSGNQTAGGGPRSVYCFNGATGGVIWQFRALDAIGCVNWIPDVNNDGVPDVIAGAWGNSYDKRVFCISGASTGMVTNPIWQYQCNGDVQAVIAIPDINGDGKWEVAAGSWDGYVRCLSGANGGLLWATNVGGLVVKLMPIRDLISQNRPGIAVANVMNVTSFNVLNSANGNIYWSYPTGGNIWSVDSVGDLDNDAKPDIVIGTQSGIVYCLSGSSGSLLWQYNAGLLINTVRSIADVSFDGYPDILVGTQGHSITNIGRLIALAGGHSVSGIKDSILTARLLNVLKINFLASEKELKIRYQVLHPGKVLLELYNALGGKLQTLLANEQIPGIYELTLPTWSLPAGIYYIKYQNHPISLTKKTVIFRK